From the genome of Leguminivora glycinivorella isolate SPB_JAAS2020 chromosome 26, LegGlyc_1.1, whole genome shotgun sequence, one region includes:
- the LOC125239877 gene encoding peroxynitrite isomerase THAP4-like gives MAAVEMPEALKPVSWLAGRWKTESGSGKYPNIPEFHYHEVLEFTCIGQPMLNFTSTSRHPEKQTPMHQERGFLRIKPGSDQLAFIVSHNFGLTSLEEGQVEPETQQVVLTSTSISRMSFAKPPFVKSLKRVWKLLDPGTLEVTVYMETDDTPLTEHLKAVYTKES, from the exons ATGGCAGCTGTAGAAATGCCAGAAGCCCTGAAGCCGGTCAGCTGGCTCGCCGGCCGCTGGAAGACTGAGAGCGGCTCCGGAAAGTACCCCAACATTCCGGAGTTTCACTACCACGAAGTATTGGAATTCACCTGCATCG GTCAACCAATGCTGAACTTCACCTCCACATCCCGGCATCCGGAGAAGCAGACCCCGATGCACCAGGAACGAGGCTTCCTCCGCATCAAGCCCGGCTCCGACCAGCTCGCCTTCATCGTCAGCCACAACTTCGGGCTAACCTCACTCGAGGAAGGCCAAGTTGAACCGGAGACTCAACAAGTTGTCCTGACTTCTACTAGTATTTCCCGGATGTCTTTTGCGAAGCCACCGTTCGTTAAAAGCTTGAAGCGAGTGTGGAAGCTTTTGGATCCTGGCACACTGGAAGTTACTGTTTATATGGAGACTGATGACACACCACTCACTGAGCATCTGAAGGCTGTTTATACCAAAGAATCCTAA